The Aethina tumida isolate Nest 87 chromosome 6, icAetTumi1.1, whole genome shotgun sequence genome has a segment encoding these proteins:
- the LOC109600183 gene encoding zinc finger HIT domain-containing protein 2: protein MATAKIVELDETNTCKICENALAKYSCPRCNILYCSLPCYQSPSHLNCSEDFYKESVIEALNEQSDLDSKTKMMEILQRQHHNNKLNLDEFSDGDDGLDSDDNDDIDDITSRLEGVDLDDAEKVWEKLTEDEKQDFIAFLKSEDVTKLIKPWEPWWDYYDPRKVEIIGCENKEYKNNCPKLAEIKDIKLITSKTPSELLKNNLVNILASYAFTTRYLNGEHFDFAKEAVSCWANLSICIKSKENLPDYEFAIKSVQQECLNTDWIITDEENFKTMKKDVTKILRGPNFSEPKFYILCALSDLLKLLKVAENPQEKETFGKSFPNDHFPSVKLESKEHIISYEKKIEYFLSYVKDCYQV from the exons ATGGCAACTGCAAAAATCGTCGAATTAGACGAGACAAACActtgtaaaat tTGCGAAAATGCCTTGGCCAAATATTCTTGTCCCCGTTGTAACATTTTGTACTGTTCCTTGCCTTGTTATCAGTCGCCCTCTCACTTGAATTGCAGTGaggatttttataaagaatcaGTCATCGAGGCATTAAATGAACAAAGCGACTTGGATTCTAAAACGAAAATGATGGAGATTTTGCAAAGACAACACCACAACAACAAACTAAATCTGGATGAGTTTTCAGATGGAGATGATGGTTTAGATTcagatgataatgatgatattGATGACATCACATCCAGATTGGAAGGTGTTGATTTGGATGATGCCGAAAAAGTCTGGGAGAAACTGACTGAAGATGAAAAACAAGATTTCATTGCGTTTTTAaa ATCAGAAGATGTCACAAAGTTGATAAAACCCTGGGAACCTTGGTGGGATTATTATGATCCCAGAAAAGTTGAAATTATTGGTTGTGAGAACAAGGAATACAAAAACAATTGCCCCAAATTGGCAGAAATTAAggatatcaaattaataact AGCAAAACTCCATCAGAATTGTTAAAGAACAACCTAGTAAACATTTTGGCATCTTATGCCTTTACAACAAGATATTTAAATGGTGAACATTTCGATTTTGCTAAAGAAGCAGTTAGTTGTTGGGCAAACTTATCCATTTGTATCAAATCTAAGGAAAACTTACCAGATTACGAGTTTGCCATTAAATCAGTTCAACAAGAATGTTTAAAT acTGATTGGATTATCACAGATGAGGAAAACTTTAAAACGATGAAAAAAGACGTTACGAAAATTTTACGGGGACCTAATTTTTCCGAACCGAAGTTTTATATACTGTGTGCATTAagtgatttattaaaactgttgaAGGTGGCAGAAAATCCGCAAGAAAAAGAAACATTTGGTAAGAGTTTTCCAAACGATCATTTTCCCAGCGTTAAATTAGAGAGCAAAGAACATATTATCAGTtacgaaaaaaaaatcgaatacTTTTTGTCTTATGTTAAAGATTGTTATCaggtttaa
- the LOC109600180 gene encoding transcriptional repressor protein YY1, with the protein MADQGMMCEVEMQPEIQECVEIEAIPVDISDTVETIVECGGEPMMSMQGLEGRDIILEAQEEIIDDSGDPLSLYEVPVPDGSDLYVESSPGPSGKRRRPPKGRNVLGRRDNELLLSECHAVEQKPRKWEQKQVQIKTMEGEFSVTMWASGASDDEGSNPEPDPDYTEYMTGKKIPADGIPGLDLSDPKQLAEFARPGLKSPRVRRPNQDTTDRTIACPHKGCNKMFRDNSAMRKHLHTHGPRVHVCAECGKAFVESSKLKRHQLVHTGEKPFQCTFEGCGKRFSLDFNLRTHVRIHTGDRPYVCPFDGCNKKFAQSTNLKSHILTHAKAKSRNNVARTTNNIQLMQPHFVQVEVADPEYIVYTD; encoded by the exons ATGGCCGACCAAGGCATGATGTGCGAGGTTGAGATGCAGCCCGAGATACAGGAGTGCGTCGAAATCGAGGCGATACCGGTCGACATATCGGACACGGTCGAAACGATCGTGGAGTGCGGCGGCGAGCCAATGATGTCGATGCAGGGCCTGGAGGGCCGAGACATCATCCTGGAAGCGCAGGAGGAAATCATCGATGATTCGGGCGATCCCCTCAGCCTGTACGAGGTACCGGTGCCGGATGGCTCCGACCTTTACGTCGAATCGTCGCCCGGACCGTCCGGCAAACGGAGACGCCCGCCCAAGGGCAGAAACGTGCTGGGGCGTCGCGACAACGAGCTGTTGCTCAGCGAGTGTCACGCGGTGGAACAGAAGCCTCGGAAATGGGAGCAGAAGCAGGTGCAGATCAAGACGATGGAGGGCGAGTTCTCGGTCACTATGTGGGCATCTGGGGCCTCTGACG ATGAGGGCTCAAACCCGGAACCGGATCCAGACTATACTGAATACATGACCGGTAAGAAGATACCAGCCGACGGGATCCCCGGCCTGGATTTGTCGGATCCGAAGCAGCTGGCCGAGTTTGCGAGGCCCGGTCTCAAAAGCCCGAGAGTCAGACGACCCAATCAGGACACCACCGATCGGACCATCG CTTGTCCGCACAAGGGTTGTAACAAGATGTTCCGTGACAACTCTGCGATGCGCAAACATCTGCACACGCACGGACCGCGTGTCCACGTGTGCGCCGAATGTGGCAAGGCCTTCGTCGAGTCCAGCAAATTGAAACGCCACCAGTTGGTGCACACCGGCGAGAAACCGTTCCAGTGCACGTTCGAGGGCTGCGGCAAACGTTTCAGTCTCGACTTCAATCTTAG GACACACGTTCGCATTCACACCGGCGACCGACCGTATGTGTGTCCGTTCGACGGATGCAACAAGAAATTTGCGCAGTCCACAAACCTGAAGAGTCACATTTTGACACACGCCAAAGCAAA GTCGCGAAACAACGTGGCGAGAACGACGAACAACATACAACTGATGCAGCCGCATTTCGTCCAGGTGGAAGTGGCCGATCCCGAATACATCGTCTACACTGATTAA